A window of Centropristis striata isolate RG_2023a ecotype Rhode Island chromosome 13, C.striata_1.0, whole genome shotgun sequence genomic DNA:
TGGAGAGATGCCCCGTCACCTGCAGCTCTACTGTGATCGGTGAGGGGAACACCCTCAAGAAACAAAACCTTTCTGTGTTCTGCTGCTTAAATCCTGTTTGATCAAactgtttcctcctcctcctcctctcaggtaTCTGTGTGACCGTGTGGTTCCAGGCAACAGAGTGACCATCATGGGGATCTACTCCATCAAGAAGATGGCTGCTGTCAAGGCCAGAGGCAACGAGAAAAGTACCGGTGTGGGGATCCGTGCATCCTACCTGAGAGTGGTTGGCATCACGGTGGACACAGAAGGAGCAGGTAAAGAGGATAAtgtattagaggtgtgaatcagcagaggccacacgatatgattttatcttgatacttgagtcacgatacgatattaatGCGATTTCAAGCATTAATataagaaaattctcagtctattcatctcacttcagtctttttatttctccacaatgagagtcaaacccacagactgaccaacaaagtattcagtcaaactgaactcaactgatatcaaacatgtatggatgacaacaactgcagcattttatcaaacttcaAAAAACtataagcttcactgctctgaatagttttgactgaaatataacttttaatttcataattgattattgtttgattaatttaataattgttgcagctctaatttgGTGCTATTTTAACAAATAGAAGAGGTTGGATGTTGatgtggttttgtgttttcctcCAGGTCGAGGTGCGACTGGATCCGTCTCccctcaggaggaggaggagctgagaacTCTGGCTGCTACTCCCAACGTCTACGACTCTCTGGCGCGCTCCGTCGCTCCCTCCATCTACGGCAGCGACGACCTGAAGAAGGCCATCACCTGTCTGCTGTTTGGAGGCTCCAGGAAGAGGTGAGGCCACCTGATGCAGTCCATCTCTGCACAGAGTCGTGTAAACCTTGTCCTCGCCTGTTTTAGTAACGCTTCCTGTCTTCCAGGCTGCCTGACGGTCTCACTCGCAGAGGGGACATCAACCTGCTGATGCTGGGAGATCCTGGTACCGCCAAGTCTCAGCTGCTCAAGTTTGTGGAGAGATGTTCACCTATTGGGGTAGATATCATTCTCCTGCCTCAGTGCTACACACAATGTTCAGCTAGCATGTAAACTGAGTGGCTGATGCTGAGTCTTTCTGTTCCGTCAGGTCTATACTTCAGGTAAAGGCAGCAGTGCAGCTGGTCTGACCGCCTCTGTGTTGAGGGACCCCAACACCCGAGGGTTCATCATGGAGGGCGGAGCCATGGTGCTGGCCGACGGGGGAGTTGTGTGCATCGACGAGTTTGACAAGGTAAAAAGGATTTTGTGTCGCAAGATTAGCTCCTGTCCCATTTctctcactgtggccttgtttttcactgcaataaagAACTCCTGagcctctatggaaacagcacagtcATGGCAAAAGTAGGCAGGACTTAAAAATGCCCTTTGTGCTGTATAACACAAATGCAATGCCTTGAATCATTAAAGAAaagcagtagggctgggcaatatcaGCCAGAAGTCATATCCGGATATGTTTAgtctgaatattgatatacgatatatatcctgttatttttatcgcaaagtgagagcaaatgttcagtcaaagtcaaatatggcatgtcacaagtagttttatgaaattgtttatttaagtgaaaataaattcTGTATGACTGTagtaacttttttaaatttttttatttaactaaacaaagctccataaagtgcacatcttaaataaaaaaaaatatatcttaaataaaagtagcagcttgcctggagcaaggatcacagtgcaaatttgaactatatccatatatgcgatatggtctaattccatatcacgtttaaaaaatatatcgatacatctttgatattgatatatctcccagccctaaaaagcagcagattgaatttctttgatcatttatttaaaaattggaataaaatgcactctgtatatacatttttcctaGTGCCCACAATTGTTATgaacataataaatattaaactatttaaGTTTTTTACAACCAGCATAGATGAGAGCACAGGAAAGGTTAAAATTAGTTTGGTCTCAGCTGAGTCAATCATGACTTCCTAGTAGCGAAGTGcagaatttcatgttttttgcaggaTCTAGTTGGtgcaaataactttttttatggCAGATTTTTAAGCTTTGATTAGGTTACTTCTTCTGAGGAAAGCATTTGTCACacatgatctgttcaaggaccatcAGAAAGTTGAAAATCTGATAATACCTGTTTTTTTACTGATACATTGTGTAATTTTGCTGTCTTTTTGGAGTTTagagggtttaaaaaaaactttttgttctCCAGATGAGAGAGGATGACAGAGTGGCCATCCATGAAGCCATGGAGCAGCAGACCATCTCCATCGCTAAGGTATCActcatctgtgtgttttttaaaaagtaaaaaaataacccACAATGTCCTCACTGTAGTGACAGACTAACACCTTGACTCCCTGCAGGCTGGCATCACCACCACCCTCAACTCCCGCTGCTCCGTGCTGGCTGCTGCTAACTCCGTGTTCGGCCGCTGGGACGACACGAAGGGCGAGGACAACATCGACTTCATGCCCACCATCCTGTCCCGTTTCGACATGATCTTCATCATCAAAGACCTCCACGACCAGCAGAGAGACATGGTGAGGAGACACGTATAATGCTACTACagtatacatcagaagactttgaaaagatttggaaaagactcctggaaaactatcagctcacacctgctcacatctaaagacaagtgtttagagtttttagtctcacactgagattttagacagactgtgaatcctGCAgagtcactatttacaagaggATTTTGTCTAGACTCTTTTTAGAttctacaactagattcttttagcattttttttcctaccatgcaattttttcttagtaaaaacttacaaaaggagaagaagcagcttttggctccagctgctctagtgtgtgcagtggtttgtgttgaaaaaaaaaaaaacgagaacaaaaagaagagaagacgccacaaaatgcccctcacaaagctgaaaaagggtttctgtttttatcacatgaaacgttgactattttacagtaaaaatagatataaggaagaataaaggaaaggaacatttagaaatgaaattgtgacattttcttttttttttgagtccaGTACGTGAGTGCATTgacctatttaattataatttatttaattgaattattatagttatcagctctatcaactttcattaagttaatcattgattatttattactcatttttgttgttgttaaacagaggagattactaccttaaacttaacgatggagatgacggagcgctgtgactccagtaaaactcctagatttactaaagactatcagtttttagtctgggactgtgaaaatcttttggtCTTTAAAAGAATGCAGTGTTAATATTCATTATGTTTGTCAGACGCTGGCTCGTCACGTGATGAACGTCCACCTGAGCGCTCAGACGCAGACAGAGGGCGTGGAGGGAGAGATTCCTCTGGCCACCTTCAAGAAATACATCGCTTACTCCAGAACGTGAGTCTCTTTCTGATGACACAACAGCTACACAGCTTTTTTCCACTCAAGATCAAATTGTGTTTGCTTCTATTGAGCACATGCGTATAATGAGTTGTGACTGTCTGCTTGCAGTAAATGTGGCCCTCGGCTCTCTGCTGCGGCTGCAGAGAAGCTGAAGAACAGATACGTGGTGATGAGGACCGGAGCCAGGGAGCATGAAAGAGAGACGGACAAAAGACCCTCCATCCCCATCACTGTCAGGTATGTTTACACatgagggctgtttccactactggGTAATACaagtccaatacccggaatgaggcgggtctcactcgccgtaacgcccctaatttgaatacgagcagtccagagccggcttttgtcaggacttttttagtccctgtaaaagagcagggtcttttttctcccctgaaaacagcctggttactgattggatagatcgctaagtgggatgtgacgtagtactctacaccacaacaacacgcgccatttttaaaagccggcaaagcagtgttcccaacttagggactttgttgctgaatttagcgacttttcagacccccttagcgactatttttcaagaaagcaacgggagacaaatccagtgactttttcttactcttcttaaggagccgctaacgagccggaggccggtttgttaagaagagccgccgttagcggcagttagctacagttagctctgtagcagtacagtgtgtatgtgctgctgctacaggaggtgttcacttagcaatctcttTTGTTTCGTTTGTTTataacaagcaccggacactctgtgcacagtcaGCAAGGTCTTAATTcatgatcactatgtttatgatcagtggacgctctgtgcataattagccatgctgctttcaggtGCTGGCGTTGTGCACAATtggcgacggtgaaaaccatacgtcacctccagagtctctaaatccctctgggggctaacttgtagcggagacacacagagtgagcggaATTTtcagagggtgtggcctgagacttttccccctagtggaaacacagctatGTATACCTTGTTCTCCATCTTCTGCAGTAACTTCTGTATTAATCCTGTATGTTTGTGCTTGTGCAGGCAGCTGGAGGCCGTGGTGCGGATCGCAGAGTCTCTGGCTAAGATGAAGCTGCAGGCGGTGGCTGGAGAGGAAGAGGTGGACGAGGCCCTCAGGCTCTTCCAGGTGTCCACACTGGATGCTGCGCTGTCTGGCAGCctttcaggtgtgtgtgtgtgtgtgtgtgtgtgtgtgtgtctgtgtgttgtagGGATGGGCAGGGATTCTCGAATAGTCATTAACTTTGATGGAAAATCGAAAGAGTCATGCGACGAAAAAGGAGCGTTGTTTTACCGAGTGCCAGTATATGGTGCACATCAtacaaacagcagaaatatgCAGGGACTAATAAAATCATCAAAAGGTTCTGTGTGGAGCTCCTTCGAGAAAATAAACGAAAAGGACAGTTTAAATTCTGGAAGGTTAAGCTAGCATATTACAAATCTACAACAACTATGCACAGCCGATTCAGACCGAGGCATGCAGCAGGAAGTGtgacccatttaggcctaaaatgcctgtaaaacctcgagagagaccgaaaataggtggaaaaaactacaaatactacagtattcagatctcttacttaagtaaaagtactaataccagtgtgaaattactccactacaagtaaaagtcctgcattcaaacttactgaagtatcaaaagtaaaagtacttgttatgcagaatggatccactcagattaTTTCATATGTTCTAAATTTAATATTAGATTTGTgttgattcatttatgtaagcagtgttttaattttgtaaaggttgggctcatttaactaaATATTCCATTATAAGGTTAATTTAAAtgcagtaattaaaaaaaaaattatggtaAATCTTGACtccaaaagtaactaaagctatcagctaaatgtagtggagtaaaaagtacaatatttacctccaAATGTAGTGAAgaggaagtataaagttacataaaatggaaatacccaagtgaagtacaagtacctcaaaactgtacttaagtacagtacttaaccACTGGACACAATACAATAATTGTTCTGTTCCTAACATCTCTCCAACATGTTGTGTGTAGGAGTGGAGGGCTTCACCTCTCAGGAGGACCAGGAGATGATCTCACGTGTGGAGAAGCAGCTGAAGAGACGGTTCGCTATCGGCTCCCAGGTCTCTGAGCACAGCATCGTCCAGGACTTCACCAAACAGGTCAGTGTGACAAAACTAGAACAGGGGAGAATTCACCTTGAAGCATCTGGTGCTGCACCACTGCTTCATGCTCTATAAATGTCATGACGTGGCAGTTACAGGACTCTCTGCAGCTGTCCTCCACTGAATAAATCATTAAAGACATTTCTACCATAAAGTGTTGCAGAAAGGGcacaaattgtttatttttccccaCTGTTAACACTCAGCGTTCAGACAGCCCGTCGGCTTCCCTCGGTATATTGACAaaaagagggtttctcagcagtttgaagaactGAGTTGCTTAtgatccaatcgctgaaaatacagaaatctccaaaatgaccaaagtttttgaacttctggagggttttttgaccatttttatccattctcaatatgtataaaattgcataattggcaccaaatctgtgtaacaaaggGTATCAACCCAACAACTGCTGCAACAGTTGCTGCAACAACTGGGAGTTGTTGCAACAGTTGCTGCAACAACTCCCAGTTCAACAtggaagtaataataataataactttatttatatagcacctctCAAAAAcgagttacaaggtgctgtacagcagaaataaaacatatcaaatacagtTAACTAACAACAaactaaaagcacaaaaagaaatgacattggacttaaaaaaaattaaaattaaatttactttaattttactTACTGAAATGGACTTCAGATGGCGGCATATAAATGTTATGACCCTTGATACACCCTAATAGGTTTCAgtaaattaagtcatttttattagatatttttgaccagaacaacttgacacacagtgttgAGTtccatctcaaattaatcttcaggttcacagctttcagctgatgttcaccacttctatgtggcatttattgttgacctgctatctccccctaaacatccactgcccacaaccaccaattctaaaaaataaaaaaaaggaccttGAACACTAACTGGTGCAACATGAAACCACTTTAGTgtaaagaaacaacacaaagcagcagacaaaggaaaaatataaacattttgatcTGAGTGCTGTGAATAATCTTTattctttgtctctctgtatCGCTCTACAGAAATATCCAGAGCACGCCATCTACAAAGTCCTGCACCTGAtgctgaggagaggagagctgcAGCACCGCATGCAGAGGAAAGTGCTCTACAGAGTCAAGTAGAGCATCTGTGCTCTTATACATGTTCATATTATTGTTGCTGTAAATAGTTTTGGTCTGCTTATTCATGCTGCTTTCCAGTCATAGTGAAGAGAGTATGGTTAGATTCTGTTGGATATGGATTTTACTATCAGTCTAGACATGATTGCACCTCAGAATTTGtattaaaaggagaaaaaaaaatatcactgtCACACAAAAGATGTTTCTGCATGATGTGTAAAGAATTAAAGTATTTGAAATCACTTTTGAATTGTTTTATTCAACagagaaatcataaaaatacagttttacagCGTATGATTGTTTTAACAAAGTTCATATAAATGACAAGTTTAAGAAAATTTTGTTCAGTTGGATTAGTGGTTTATAGGTGAATCacagatttaattttttatcaaaATTAATTATGTTCATTCATGCAATTAAGGtgaaatatttaatgcattaaaaaagtttttgataTATGAAGAAGATGGGAAATCAGGCTACATTATGGTGAAGCAAAAACTGGCATGTCCATTTTGAAAGTGGTGCCTTGACCTctcacctcaagatatctgaatgaatatGGGTTTTCAAAGGTCTCCCCTTTATAGGCAAATATTATAACAAGCTTTTGTCCCAAATGGGGAGAAAGCGATAAATCACAGCAAATTGTGCAATCTTTTTTTCAGCTGATTAACAGGCCTGGTGATAAGTAATTTAACCCTGCTGTTATGTTCgcctcaggaacagcaataatgtttttaggacatgtttaattatccaaaagtgtcagaaactaaaaattcCCAATAAGCATTGTTTatattcattaataactccattatgaaccatttcaatcaatatttagtgcaatctTTACCTCATCGACCATGGTTCattgaggataattcactttcttttttttaaaatgcatgttaaaactacatataaaatacaatgttttttgtttttttaattgaaattttcaacttattctgtttttgaaaaaatacatttgactatttttaaaaaaaatatttttttactttgaaatgggtcaatttgacccgcaacataacaggagggttaagattTAGAATGAAATTctcttattagtcccacaatggggaaattgaACCTATACTTTTGACTCACCAGtgttccaaggttataatagtcacaataaatgtttcctttgtctgatccatctaaGGTCCAATAtgtttactaagtcataaaaccaaatagatgaaataaatttcatatcaaccaaaaatgtttacatatgaaaaaagttgacaaagatgaaaactaaggacatttttactagtttcagttagttttgtaaccacaaaatacagtttcacttagttatcatttttcaaaaaacgtttttcgtttttatttcagttaactaaaatgtttttcaattctagttttcgttatttcgttagtttggGAGCAGtggcaggggggttaggtgccttgctcaagggcacttcagtccttgacccgTCAGTCCTCCAATCCttacctctaggccacagactgccccAAAGTAAAGTGAGTTAAAGTGCAGTATGTGCATTCACATTGTGCTGATGAAGTCTACGAAGCATAGATCCCCATCCCAATAGTGGTGAGTGCGATGCACAGCCCCACAGTGAGCTGCATCATGGGGGAACGTGGGAACATGGCAGTTTTGAGAACGTTGTCCTGTGATTGGTCCACTGTTTCTGTTGTGACACTCAGCATTTTCTGCAAGTCATCAAAAACCTGAGGGAAACAGCACAGCGTTGGCAGATTCAGTTCCTCTTATTGTGAGTTTCACTGCAGTTATAGATGTTATTATTGGTCactaactacactgtaaaaaacactggcagctgtggtttccagaactttaccgtaataaacacggtgcaactttttgtaatattacggtaaaatgatattagcactgttaagATTgcaattttattccatattttaccgtaaaaaaattcttcaaaagaaacgctgttctgccatataattgaaaagaaaatattttataaatgacgcatgaattaaagattttaccattaaatattacagtatatttttgttagagatatggtgctagtacatttaacaatgagaaaagttgtttttttacaaaaaataaaggcaaaaattacagtgatggcttgtatatattacagtatatttttgctacaaacacggtgccagtgtattttacagtggagtaatgtattttaaaaaagaaaatgtaaaaaatactgttttggctgatatatacatttacagtgtttcattgttactgaaactgaattaactcatttatcattttatggtcttttactgtcatggtttagtagtttttttaccgtaaaagctacagacattttttacagtgtacattgtCCATGCAAACAGTAAatgtgttctctgtgttcttACCTGGATGTTGCACTCGAAGGCGGCCACGGCCTCCTGCAGCACGGCCGCCCGCTCCTCCTCCGTCAGCTCGATGCTGTTCATGCGGCTCCTGTAGAGCTGCTTGAAGCGGTTGGGGCTGGTCACACTTGGGAAGGAGAAGAACGAAAGCCCCTCTTTGCTGCTCAGCCCCAGAGATTTCTGGGTAATTTTCCCCAGTACTTGACCTCCTGATAGGTCACCAAGATAGCGAGTGTAGGCGTGGGCCACCAGCACCTCCGGCCTCTCTTTACCAATCTGAGAAATAAAGACGTGTTCGCCGTTATTTCACAAAATGAATCATATCCTTTGCTTAAGTAAGTCTCAAAATACTCTACAAGTCctgaataaaaatgttacatgagtaaaaatacagaagtaTTGTCAGAACAATGTACACAAagtatcaaaaagaaaaagtattatTTATTGTCGTGATGAAAGAAGTGCTTGTGttctttactgaagtaaaagtaaaatactgTAACCTTcaaatactccactacaggtTATAGTCATGAATAATATATGTTGTATCACTGgtttataattattgatgcatgtgttcatcactttgttgcagctggtaatgctagagttatttttaattattttaaatatttctagCTTGTGAATTTCTACTCTAATTTAACCCATTCAGAACCCAATAATGgttcaaaaacacagaaatattgtAATGATGGACTTCTACTCTAAATGCACccataaatctttaccgataaaaaaagtggattaaattttttttattgtgtgttagTTTTTCTGTCCATTCTAATGGATGGAGATTCCCAATGCAAGAAATCACCAAtagtaaaaataagaaaattgaAAAA
This region includes:
- the hmox1a gene encoding heme oxygenase 1a codes for the protein MKSARKDDTGVVGSDLSEQIKAATKDNHVRAENTELMLSYQKGQITLPQYKVLLCSLYEIYRVLEEELDRNSSHPAVAPIYFPQELARVETLERDLEHFFGSDWRKRVIVPAATHRYQQRLRQIGKERPEVLVAHAYTRYLGDLSGGQVLGKITQKSLGLSSKEGLSFFSFPSVTSPNRFKQLYRSRMNSIELTEEERAAVLQEAVAAFECNIQVFDDLQKMLSVTTETVDQSQDNVLKTAMFPRSPMMQLTVGLCIALTTIGMGIYAS
- the mcm5 gene encoding DNA replication licensing factor MCM5 yields the protein MSGFDDPGVYYSDSFGGGEGHGVDEGAQKKTQIKKRFREFLRQFRVGTDRTGFTYKYRDELKRHYTLGEYWVDVEMEDLASFDEDLSDCLYKVPSENLPLLEEAAKEVADEVTRPRPAGEETVQDIQVTLKSDAHHASIRGLKSEQVSRLVKVHGIIISATAVRAKATKVCLQCRGCRNIISNIPLPPGLQGYALPRKCNSDNNPGRVKCPVDPYFIIPDRCVCVDFQTLRLQESPDAVPHGEMPRHLQLYCDRYLCDRVVPGNRVTIMGIYSIKKMAAVKARGNEKSTGVGIRASYLRVVGITVDTEGAGRGATGSVSPQEEEELRTLAATPNVYDSLARSVAPSIYGSDDLKKAITCLLFGGSRKRLPDGLTRRGDINLLMLGDPGTAKSQLLKFVERCSPIGVYTSGKGSSAAGLTASVLRDPNTRGFIMEGGAMVLADGGVVCIDEFDKMREDDRVAIHEAMEQQTISIAKAGITTTLNSRCSVLAAANSVFGRWDDTKGEDNIDFMPTILSRFDMIFIIKDLHDQQRDMTLARHVMNVHLSAQTQTEGVEGEIPLATFKKYIAYSRTKCGPRLSAAAAEKLKNRYVVMRTGAREHERETDKRPSIPITVRQLEAVVRIAESLAKMKLQAVAGEEEVDEALRLFQVSTLDAALSGSLSGVEGFTSQEDQEMISRVEKQLKRRFAIGSQVSEHSIVQDFTKQKYPEHAIYKVLHLMLRRGELQHRMQRKVLYRVK